The Sporosarcina sp. Marseille-Q4943 genome includes the window ACGATAATATCAGTGGCAGCGACTTGGATTCGTACTTTTTCAGGTTGTCCATTTACTGCAGATGAAGCATCTGCTAGCGATGAAAACATGCCAAGAGACAAAACAGATGAGGTTAAAATCATACCTACTTTTTTAAATCTCGCCATCATAATCCCCCTAAGTTTGTGTAATGTTGGAATCTTTTTTATTTAGCCCTCCACTTCCTATATTTTGCAATTCATATTCTTTAAAATTACAAAATATATAAATTATTAATAATTATGTATATTGTATCTGTTAAATCCTGTTATGTAAAGTCAAATTATGTATTTTATGAAGGCGTAAAAAACCGCATTCCTCCCAATATAGGGAAGAATGCGGTCCTACCGACACTCAATTTCAGATTACCTATTGACTAATACCGCAACCCTCTTCCATTTTCAGCAATTGCATGAGCAAGTCGAATCGTTGACACTGCCAATTCTGCATAGGACACTTCACGATTAGGGTTGAACCTGTTTTGCTCTTCCTTTAATAAACCTAACGAGTTTGCTATAGCTACATAACCTGTATTTTTGGATTGAACCTTATCTGCGTCTGCAAAACCAAGCTTGAAAATATTGCTATCCTTTGCTGCCTGCTCTAGCCCCAACACCCGGATCATCCAAACCGATAGTTCTTCCCTTGTGACTGGTGCATCGACATCGAAGTTCTTTCCATCCGCATTAATGATACCTGCTTCAACCGCACGTTCAATCTCCTGATATAACGGGTGTTTTGGATCTATATTATCAAATGTTTGGTTCAATTCTTCCTGGCCGAAGTAATATCCGCCATAATAGAAATAGGTGAGTGAGTTCATGAGCACTTTCAATGCTTCCCCTTTTGAAATGGCAGCATCACCGTTAAAGCTTTTAGTATCCTTCACATCCAACACTTTGGCGTTAATGAGATAATTGAGCTCTTCTTCTGCCCAAGCATGTGATACGGTTATTGAATCTTTTCCATTAAACGGGTTATTCCATTCCCCTGTATCGGCATTCAAATAACTAAATGGGTCATCGTTGAATACTGGTACATAGACGAGGTCATAATGATTTTCTTTTTCACTTTTCGCATGTTTCATATACGTAAGCCTCAGGTTAAGCGCCTCTTCCAAAATCTTTTTAGCCTCTTGCTCGGAAATAACACCGTCGCTCGATGGCCAGTTTTCGATTTCTTGATAATTGACACTCAAGCTGTTTAAAGAACCGTCAGCCGCTATCCCGACATGAATTTGATCGCCATTGACGACAATTCCATTTACAACTCTAGGGAAGGAAAACTGATACGTACCCAATACTTCGTCAAAATAAGGTTCTTCTATCGGCATCGCATAGTTATGAAGATAGGAAGGGACCCATTGTTTCAAATGCTTAACAGCTTGGCTGAGTGCCTCTTGTTTGGAAAGGCTTTTCTCTTTTTTAGGATTCTCTCCAATTTCCTTCATCAGGTGATCTTTCATATTATAGTAGTGAATAATTTCACCTGTATTTTTATTGAGTTCTAAACTTCCTCCTGATCCGCCATTTGCATACTGATACATGTATTGTACGTAAATGACTGGAACCCCATTATAGTTCTCCATTTCATGAATTGACTCGATCCTTAATGTAACTTTTTCAGAATCGACAGCAAGAAATTGTTCGGCAATCTTTTTCGCTTCTTCTACAGTAATTCCATCCTGCTTTGCAGGAATCGGATTTGCTGTGATCTTTTCAATTTTCGTCTTGCTCGGAAGGTCTGCTGAGTAGCCGTTTGCAGTCATCCACTTCCCTGTTGCCGCTTCAATTCCTTGCAATTTTGCCGTTGGCCGATATACGAGCTGTACGTTGCGGTCGCTTGTTCGGTAATCGTAGTTGATTTGATAATTCAATTCTACAGACAGATTATCTTTTACTTTCTTCACCATTTCATTCTTTTCTTTAATTTTTGTGGCATCATCAAAGGTCGATGATTTGGAACGTGAGGACATCTTATAAAAACTTACGACTTCACCGTTGCCTAAAACGGATACTTCCATTCTTTGATCGGCGATGGAAATTTTGTTTTCCGTACGTGTGTATGAAAATGAGTAGCGCACCGGCTCTGTTAAAATCTGTTGCGGATAATAGTTGAACGTATCCGTTTCTAACTGATACTCTTTTCCGTCAAGAAATTTTTTCATGAAATCTTCTGCTATTTTTTTTGCTTCCTCTTTTGATACCTTTGCCGGGAATAAAGCATCCGTGACGTTAGGAGGCTGATAGGAAAAGTACTCAATGTCCAATTCCTCGCCGACAAACCCTATATTCCCATATACCCGCTTGCCATTAATGGTTTTGGTAAAATATAAATCATGCCGCACCGTTTCGTCCTCAGGGAAAATATGCGCACTGCTCATTTGAAAATCACTGTTCGTCAAGAAATCAAATTGATTGGGGAACATCTTCCGAAACTTATTGATCAATTGATCTTTCGTGATGGCAGTATCAGTGGAAGCGACTTGGATTCGTACTTTTTCTGGTTGTCCATTCTCTGAAGTTGAAGCATTGACCATTGATGAAAACATGCCAAAAGACAATACAGAAGAGGTGACAATCAAACCTAGTTTTTTGATTTTCGCCAAAATAATCCTCCTAAAATTCATATATTTGTACGTTTGTAAGCAATCTTTAGATTATATGATTGTCCGTCGAAGAATAGAACGAGATGAAGTTTCATTGCAATAAAGAGCATCTTGAGTAAAGATTAATACACAAAAAAAACGCCCGATTTTCTCGGGCGCCTTTGTTGTTTCTATTAGTTGTTTTTCATTTTATCACGAAGAACCATTTGAAGGATTCCGCCGTGACGGTAGTAGTCGACTTCCACGTCAGAGTCGAAACGTGCCAACACGTCGAACTCTTTGACGGAGCCGTCTTTTGCAGTTGCTGTCACTTTTAGGATATCGCGTGGTTTTACGCCTTCCGCGATGTTTACGCTAATTTCCTCTTCGCCTGTGAGGCCAAGTGTTTCTGCACTTTCGCCATTCAAGAATTGAAGTGGAAGAACACCCATCATGACAAGGTTTGAACGGTGAATACGCTCGTAGCTTTCCGCGATGACTGTTTTGATGCCAAGTAATGAAGTACCTTTAGCAGCCCAGTCACGTGAAGAGCCCATGCCGTAGTCTTTGCCTGCAAGGATTACTAGGCCTGTTCCATCTTCCTGATATCGCATAGCTGCGTCATAAATCGGGCAGATTTCTTTTGTCGGCCAGTACGTTGTATAGCCGCCTTCAGTGCCTTTCGCAATTTGGTTACGGATACGGATATTCGCAAACGTACCGCGCATCATCACTTCATGGTTACCACGACGGGAACCGTAAGAGTTGAAGTAGCGTGGCTCTACGCCGTGTTCGCGCAAGTATTTACCAGCTGGCGTATCTTTACCGATCGCACCTGCAGGAGAAATATGGTCCGTTGTGATCGAATCGCCGAATTTACCGATGACACGAAGTCCGGAAAGAGCTTGAATATCAGCAGGCTCTTTGGATAGACCTTCGAAGAACGGCGGGTTTTGAATATATGTCGATTTTTCATCGAAATCGTACAACGAATCGTCTGTCGTTTCAATTGCGTTCCACGCTTCGTTTTCTGTGAATACACGAGCATACTCTTTACGGAATAGATCAGGTGTTACTGTCGCTTTTACGACTTCCTTCACTTCTTCCGAAGATGGCCAGATGTCTTTGAAGTATACATCTGTACCGTCTTTCGCTTTGCCGATCGGATCTTTTTCGAAGTCGATATCGACAGTTCCAGCTAGCGCATAAGCGACGACAAGTGGCGGTGAAGCCAAGTAGTTTGCTTTTACGAGCGGATGGATACGTCCTTCGAAGTTACGGTTACCGGATAGTACGGATGAAACTAACAGGTCGTTTGCAGTAATCGTTTTTTCGATTTCAGGAAGAAGCGGACCGGAGTTTCCGATACATGTCGTACATCCGTAACCGACTGTGTTGAATCCGATTTGATCCAAGTATTTTGAGAGACCGGAGTCTTCCAAATAACCTGTTACGACTTTTGAACCTGGCGCCAGTGACGTTTTCACGTATGCAGGAGGTGTAAGCCCTTTTTCGACAGCTTTCTTCGCAACAAGACCCGCACCTAACATAACGTAAGGGTTGGACGTGTTTGTACAAGAAGTGATTGCTGCAATCGCAAGGTCACCTGTTTTCATGCCGACTGTACGGCCATCCGCGAACTCTACTGTTGCTTTCTTTTCAAATTCTTTCGGCGTCAATCCGAATCCTTGGTTCCCTTCCGGAGCCACGACGGAATCCTTGAATGAACGCTGTAAGTCCGAAAGCGGAATCAAATCTTGAGGACGTTTCGGTCCAGCGAGGTTTGCTTCAATTTTCGTAAGATCGATTTCAATAACTTCTGTGTATGTCGGATCTTCTTTATCCGGAGTGAAGAACATGTCGTTCTCTTCAAGATATTTCTTAACGACTTGGATATGTTCTTCTTCACGTCCAGTTAAGCGCATGTAATCAAGTGATTCTTCATCAACTGGGAAGAAGCCGCAAGTAGCACCGTATTCAGGCGCCATGTTTGCAATCGTTGCACGGTCCGCAAGAGGTAATTTGGAAACTCCAGGTCCGAAGAACTCGACGAATTTACCGACTACGCCATGCGCACGAAGTGTTTGTGTCACTTTAAGTGCAAGGTCAGTCGCTGTCGTTCCGTTTGGTAGCTCTCCAACGAGTTTTACACCGATAACTTCAGGAATTGGGAAGTATGAAGGCTGCCCAAGCATTCCAGCTTCAGCTTCGATACCGCCAACGCCCCATCCTAGAACACCGATTCCATTGATCATCGTCGTATGGGAGTCCGTACCGACAAGTGTATCTGGATATGTTTCAAATGTGCCGTCTTCGTTTTCCACTTCATGGACAACAGCAGCAAGGTACTCAAGGTTGACTTGGTGAACGATACCTGTCGCAGGAGGGACAGCACGGTAGTTATCATAAGCTTTTTGTGCCCAGCTCAGGAATTGATAACGCTCAGCGTTACGTTCGAATTCAAGTTCCATGTTAAGGCGGAGTGCATCCTGTGTACCGTAGCGGTCAACTTGTACGGAGTGGTCGATAACGAGGTCCACCGGGATTTCAGGATTGATTTTATTTGGATCGCCGCCCATTTCAGCCATTGCTGAACGAAGTGATGCAAGGTCAACGACAACTGGTACTCCAGTGAAGTCTTGCAGTATGACACGGGAAGGTTTGAAAGGGACTTCTGCGTCCTTATCTGCATCCTTGCCCCATTTTGCCAAGTTTTCAACGTGTTCGTCTTTGATCACATAACCGTCATGTTGGCGCAGGACGGATTCAAGTAGCACTTTTACTGAATAAGGTAGTTTGGAAATATTCGCAATGCCAGCTTCTTCGAGGGCTTTTAGACGATAGTAGTTATACGTCTTGCCATTCAATTCGAATGATTGGCGGCTGTTGTGCAAATTGCTTTTTGCCATTGTTATTCCTCCTTTATCTATTGAAAAGGTT containing:
- a CDS encoding S-layer homology domain-containing protein, with the protein product MAKIKKLGLIVTSSVLSFGMFSSMVNASTSENGQPEKVRIQVASTDTAITKDQLINKFRKMFPNQFDFLTNSDFQMSSAHIFPEDETVRHDLYFTKTINGKRVYGNIGFVGEELDIEYFSYQPPNVTDALFPAKVSKEEAKKIAEDFMKKFLDGKEYQLETDTFNYYPQQILTEPVRYSFSYTRTENKISIADQRMEVSVLGNGEVVSFYKMSSRSKSSTFDDATKIKEKNEMVKKVKDNLSVELNYQINYDYRTSDRNVQLVYRPTAKLQGIEAATGKWMTANGYSADLPSKTKIEKITANPIPAKQDGITVEEAKKIAEQFLAVDSEKVTLRIESIHEMENYNGVPVIYVQYMYQYANGGSGGSLELNKNTGEIIHYYNMKDHLMKEIGENPKKEKSLSKQEALSQAVKHLKQWVPSYLHNYAMPIEEPYFDEVLGTYQFSFPRVVNGIVVNGDQIHVGIAADGSLNSLSVNYQEIENWPSSDGVISEQEAKKILEEALNLRLTYMKHAKSEKENHYDLVYVPVFNDDPFSYLNADTGEWNNPFNGKDSITVSHAWAEEELNYLINAKVLDVKDTKSFNGDAAISKGEALKVLMNSLTYFYYGGYYFGQEELNQTFDNIDPKHPLYQEIERAVEAGIINADGKNFDVDAPVTREELSVWMIRVLGLEQAAKDSNIFKLGFADADKVQSKNTGYVAIANSLGLLKEEQNRFNPNREVSYAELAVSTIRLAHAIAENGRGLRY
- the acnA gene encoding aconitate hydratase AcnA, with product MAKSNLHNSRQSFELNGKTYNYYRLKALEEAGIANISKLPYSVKVLLESVLRQHDGYVIKDEHVENLAKWGKDADKDAEVPFKPSRVILQDFTGVPVVVDLASLRSAMAEMGGDPNKINPEIPVDLVIDHSVQVDRYGTQDALRLNMELEFERNAERYQFLSWAQKAYDNYRAVPPATGIVHQVNLEYLAAVVHEVENEDGTFETYPDTLVGTDSHTTMINGIGVLGWGVGGIEAEAGMLGQPSYFPIPEVIGVKLVGELPNGTTATDLALKVTQTLRAHGVVGKFVEFFGPGVSKLPLADRATIANMAPEYGATCGFFPVDEESLDYMRLTGREEEHIQVVKKYLEENDMFFTPDKEDPTYTEVIEIDLTKIEANLAGPKRPQDLIPLSDLQRSFKDSVVAPEGNQGFGLTPKEFEKKATVEFADGRTVGMKTGDLAIAAITSCTNTSNPYVMLGAGLVAKKAVEKGLTPPAYVKTSLAPGSKVVTGYLEDSGLSKYLDQIGFNTVGYGCTTCIGNSGPLLPEIEKTITANDLLVSSVLSGNRNFEGRIHPLVKANYLASPPLVVAYALAGTVDIDFEKDPIGKAKDGTDVYFKDIWPSSEEVKEVVKATVTPDLFRKEYARVFTENEAWNAIETTDDSLYDFDEKSTYIQNPPFFEGLSKEPADIQALSGLRVIGKFGDSITTDHISPAGAIGKDTPAGKYLREHGVEPRYFNSYGSRRGNHEVMMRGTFANIRIRNQIAKGTEGGYTTYWPTKEICPIYDAAMRYQEDGTGLVILAGKDYGMGSSRDWAAKGTSLLGIKTVIAESYERIHRSNLVMMGVLPLQFLNGESAETLGLTGEEEISVNIAEGVKPRDILKVTATAKDGSVKEFDVLARFDSDVEVDYYRHGGILQMVLRDKMKNN